The genomic segment ACACGCATATTGCCATCGCAAGATTCTGCAGGCTGTTTCATATGACAGGAGCAacgatatacacacatatatttaTACGCTCGTATACGCGACTTTTACCAcattcgttgaaataaaaaagaaagaattaagcTTACGAACCTTcagctttatattatttatatcgttattataACAGGCTTTAACCCATCCGTTATGGTATCCTTTAAACCGAAGACACTTTTACTTACTACAGCTTACTTTTcctatactatataattaaTTGCGGCACCACATATACagagagaaatacaaatttttattaataagtaaCGGTAAATAATGATACACTCGTCGTAACGAAAATGTTGATAGAACGATTCCACCTCTTTCCATCGTTTTCAAATTGAATCACAACGCCAGCAAATCGTGAGCCGATCTGCCAAGAAGACTATGCGTACGACTATGAATGAGTgactaaaaaagaaaatacgcgAAGGgcgattaaaaatatagaaaagggTCCCCGAGAAAAGATGTGGACGGTCGAAGGACGATACACATCGGTGATTACTAACAATGATTAGTGGTCGTGGTTGATCGATTTTCGATCGATCGCAATTGGATTCTACTCGACATGGTGGGGAGTCTATTTGAGGCGTCGCGACGCCGTGGTGCAATGATCAGAATCAGTCGGTAGGTCGTATCACAGCGAAAGGTGAAGAGAGTGCCCGTCAGAGAGAACGAAAAGAAATCTTCGCCAAGCAACGAGCGTGTTCTGTATGCTGATCGCGTACCGGGAACGTTTCGAATTTTCACAAATCGAAGAAGTGGAGCTAAGGTGACCCGACTTTTCCCCTTTGCCTGGTAAAATGGCAGCGGACGACCCTCTCTGCAATGAACCTCTACTTTCCGTTGAATTCGAGGTCTTTGGCAAGGTGCAGGGTAAGAGTGTAGTTTTATTGGCCAGGAGATCAACGAGTATTCGGTTAATGTTGTTTCATTTAAAACCGAGCTTTCGTCGGATATTTCTCGCGTTGTTTCACTACGATTACGGGGACCACGGCTTGCGACGAATAGAACGTCAAGGTCGAAAGAAATGTGCGTTGGACGCAGTGATATGTCAATTGTAAGATAGCAGACGCTGTAACAATGGATAATTAATATGGAGAGGAGAGAAAATTTGTGAATTTTCTTCGTATTCTTCAGTTCAATGAGACGATTAACAAACGAATCCGAAAGATTTCTGTTGCTTCAAATGATGATAATTTGGTTCATTACTTTGCTGTTAATATTCTTAAGGAAGTTCAAGGTTATATCTAGATTCTTGTAAAATTTGACTTGTCACTGCCTAATTCGCTTTGAATTGAATAATTGTCGATGAGACATCGGCAAATGAGGAACATTAGTGGGACGACAGTATAATAGAGCTAAAAATAATGGAATCTGTTTTTTGTATTTCCATTCTTTCGCATCGTGTTACATAATTTTAACTGTGCATAATTTTCGCCAGGTGTCTATTTCCCAAAGTACGTGAGGGACATATGTCAGCAACTGGGGATTTGCGGCTGGGTGAAGAACACCAAGTCCGGCACGATACTTGGGAAAATGCAGGGACCACGTGCGCTCATCGATCAGATGTGAGTTGCGATTCCTTGTCACCAAGCTTTTGCACAAACCGTCGGTGGCGCCGATCGGTAAACAATGTGAAAGTTCATTTTTGCTCGAATTTATCTGTTTCTCTGATTACCAAGAAAGAGAGATAAAATAAGGCAAATTTGCAGAGAACATATTCCCCCTCTTAGCTTTCTGAGCGCagcgaagaaagaaaacaagTAGAAAGAAGGGAAAACCGAGCTTCGTTCCTTTCGTTTGTTCCTTGGTTCGTTCGAACAACTGAATAAATTCCTCGAATTAACCCAGATATGctcgttattcgaaataatgaTCGCAATATGTAATCTTTCCTAACGTTACccacatttaacgttatatttttgtttaaacgGTTGAAGTTACGAATGAATAATGATAATCGAATGTTATGCAAAAGCTTCATTATAACATCAATTCGATTCGATTCAAATCCCACTCGATTTAAATCCCTagtttaaagtttaaattttcgaaagaaTGAAATTATGTGGAAAAACGTCGTAAACGTGAAAAGAAAGTCGCGAGTGTCTGAATTAAACTTCCTTCCGTAGAACGTTTTGTGCATCAGGCGTAGAAGAATACGAACTCTTGATCTCCCtttctttcgtctttttcttcctttcaccTTCCGATCTTCTGCTTCGTTCCGCGAATTGATGACACACGCGCGCTAACGTAAGCTGGCGAATTCAGTGCTCCCGTAAAATCGCGTGACCTTAGCCGCAAATTGCCGAGTAACGGTCATTAGGTAGTTGGGCCTGACTTTAATAACGATCTAATGAAATAATAGCGCGGACCGCGTCGTTGTCTCTTTCCTTCGCGAGTTATCGCCGAATCGCTCTGGTTTCCGACTATTGTCAACCGACCGCTTCTATCGCGTACGATTCTTCGGCAAATAATACATTTTCGTTAGGTGGAAAACACGCGGCAGAGATACACGAATTATTCCGCAAGCTATTTAATCAAACTTTTGGGATTTTTAATTGACGTCCCACGTTCAATACGATATCACGCACATACCGTAAAAGTACGTGCTGACTCAGATCTGAAGTATGTTCTCTCAGAACACTCAAAATTGGACGTATTAATCGTTTGATTCTGTTGATTTCACCGAAACAATCATAACTGAATGATACTTGCAATTCACTTACAAATTAGACCAACGATGACGAGAAATTATATCATCGGTGATATCGTTCATCTTAATAAGGATATAAAAGAAGAGCAACGAATTCTTCGTAAGGAACGCCAGAGAAAGAATAAGATGAGAAGGATGTAATCGTTATTTAGAGAAGTGAGCCAGACCTACTGATCCATATATTTTGCCAATTGCGTAGAGAGAGAAGAAACTAGAAGATACTAGAAAGATCAATTATTTCTCTTGGGCGAGCAACATTGCTGTTGTCGTACGAATAAATATAAACTTGAACGTAGACATTAAACGCTTATATACTTTAAGAGACATGTCATGAGACTGATTTCGCGGTCGAATTTCCGCTGCTCGTGAACCTGAAGTCAAAGAAAATAGCTCGGTCGAGGACGAAACATTGATTGCTGGCTTCTCCCCAGAAGGAATTCGTCCAGGAACTTCGTTTCAAATACGTTGTTTCTTCGTTTGTCGTTATCTTTGCATGTCGCAgatgttatttatataataggaaAATTCTTTTGccaagaaggaaaagaaaattgattCGAACAGTAAAATCTCACTGAATTGACATCGTTGTGCGCTGGTATTTTAATCGACAATAAAAACATAaagctgttttttttttttttttttaatgaaacaatCTTTTGTTTAGCTTAAGGATAAGTTCAAGAATTCGTATAAATCTTTCTCACTGTGTAATCATCGTAAATGTTTCACAAGCGAAATGCTGAATTCAGAATATCGATGATAAATCGGATAGTCAGTGCGCCAATGGCTCGTCACTGTTGTTGTCGCGAGACAGCTGATCGACTTTAAAGATCCTACTTCGATAGAGCCGCTTAAAATATCTGAACTCGGTCTGATTAGCCGCTAATTATAATTGCGAAGTGTGCGAAACTATACTCGTCACTATCGAACATAGTTGCGTATACAATTTGCACATTTAATTCGCTCTTATTTgacgattaatttattaatcaattttaCGCGATCGTTAATTTGACACGCGTCATTTACAAGAAATTTGCTCTGCTATTTTGTCGACTTAAAATAGCTTgatgaaattttgcaaattcaACGTTCTATGAAAGAGACGCGGAAATGAACACCGCGGTGATTTCAACGCGTGTAGAGAACGCATGATATTAAGGCTTTATTAATGAATAATGTAAACTTGCGTACACTAATATTTCGTAAATACTCTGTACGATAAATATAGAAGTTAAATTCAGCTGTCATAAATTTAATCCAATTCAAcgtttctaattaaaaaatttaatttttacattaacttttatttcgaaaatagTAGAGCGAGACTCATTCTCTCTTCTCCTTTGACGAGAAGAATTGTGAACTTTCGACGAATCGTGgggaagcgcgtcaacgggaatcgtaaattcccgttacgattctaagAATCGACACCAtgaatagatcgatcccctgatttccgttaagataataggggtggttgagaTGGGTGGTATAACTCtgtgattaacagtgttataaattatgtatttccaacaagtTAGTACAATCACACAAGTTAGTAACGCCGCTGCTTGCGAGTATGAGAACTGCCTTGATTTTGGTCTGCCTTGGTTGTGAGTGTTAGAACTCCTTGATTATGAATGTTAGAATATCTTGAATGGAACCCCTACATAACTGTCCTTCCgctcttatatacttacggaggaaagctcggtatgggggCGATTTTTGACCGaaggaagctgattcgttgttcatacTTTTCATTATGAAAAATGAGAACAAGGATCCGCGATACCCATTGACTAAGACCAATTGCAGGATTAACGTATTAAGTTCCTGCAGGTttataagactcggtttatgatGGGACCTTAGGTTTATTAAGAGTTTTTCTATTGGTGCTTGGTCTTTggtcgcgcggaccttttcacgcgacgtaacaaatTGCATAGTGATAAAATCATATTATAAAACTAATAATagcaacaaaaagaaaaatgtcaaGCGGAAATACAATCGGATATCTGTCACCTGTTTGTAAATAAGTTGCAGCCAGAATTGCCAGATTATAAATGTTAAGAGAAGAAATTACGTAAATCTCctcattaataatttaaacaatagTTTCTGACTGTATCACAAATTATGTAAATACATGATAACCCGTTTTCCTACTATAATCAGTTTTCTTATTTCAGGTCACAATGGCTAACGAATGTTGGAAGTCCAGGTAGTCAGATTGATCGCTGTGAATTTACAAATTGGGAAGGCATTAGTAGGCTACAATACAAGGGATTTGCAAtacgtttttaattaaactgtTTCTTTTCAATGTCACGTTTCTTTGGAAGTTAAATCGACAAAATGTACTTTAAAGCACCAAAGGTAACAAGCACCggtatattttaaacaattaaaaataattaaacgattcTTTATGAAAACATATAGTTCAAAGTATTGAAATTGTTCATAGATTAAAAGCTACGCAACATTAGTGTAtgtaaattacaagatattttaataattgtaagaTGTATCATTCGAAATGATTAAATATCCagttatttttaacgaaaaacaaatgaaataaaaatacatagagTTATAGAATATTTGTTCTTTAATTCATCATATGTGACATATAAACATACATGCATATTTATGTCACAGTTCGTTGTAATCAAATATCTCTGTGTTATATCTCAATGTTTTCAAGCACCTCTGATGTAATGGGATGTTAATGATAcatgtcaaatatattttatatttacttaaaacATCAAATTCAATACAACGGATTAAAAACAGAAAGCACAGATAAATTTATTATGCTCATTCCCTACAACAAATTAATTTACTTAAATATCTGAGTATCATGTCGTTCCCTCGTAAATAAACACCGCATCTAACATTAATTGCGCAAGATGATAATTAGAGTGTGTTTCGGGTAAATGTCTTGAGACCCGTCGTATCAATTCAATAGTGTCATCGTTCGAACAATTCGTGTAAATTACGTCCGGCACATCCTAAAAATAGTAATCTCATTTGtactaatattaaaatttattaagaataaaatgttcgaaataaattttatgatatGTAAAACTTACAAGACTTTCCAAGTATTTAGTAAGAGCTGGACTTATACGAGAAACTTCCTCTAAAAGATCAGGTGATTTTGAAAGATATGCCATCATTCTTCTTCCAGCAATCGGCAAAAGATCTTCTGCTAATTTCTCAACATCGTTTACAGCTGTAACAACCTATCTCAAAATGACAAATGTTTCCTATTCTGTAGTATGTTATTGAacatattaaattgtaattCTGCTTATACTTACTTCCTCTGCTAGTCGATCAAAACCAATCACATATAATTGACAAACTTGATGTATCCTTAGTTCATCGTTACTTATTTTCCAAATAGATGCTAATGTTTGACATTTATTCATCC from the Bombus terrestris chromosome 1, iyBomTerr1.2, whole genome shotgun sequence genome contains:
- the LOC100651394 gene encoding acylphosphatase-2; translated protein: MAADDPLCNEPLLSVEFEVFGKVQGVYFPKYVRDICQQLGICGWVKNTKSGTILGKMQGPRALIDQMSQWLTNVGSPGSQIDRCEFTNWEGISRLQYKGFAIRF